The genomic segment AAACCACCGAGTTCTTCTGGCAGGGCGATCAACTCGTCGCCGAAAACGGCGAAGACCACCACCGCAGCTACGTCTACGAACCCGGCAGCTTCCGCCCGCTGGCCATGCTCGACGGCGAAGGCCCACACAAGGCCTGCCCTTTCTACTATCAACTGGACCACCTCGGCACACCCCAGGAACTGACCGATTACGGCGGCGAGATTGTCTGGTCCGCCCGATACAACGCCTACGGCAAAATCACCGACCTGACCCACGGCGCCAGCGAACAACTCGACCAGCCGCTACGGTTTCAGGGGCAATATTTCGACGCCGAGAGCGGCCTGCACTACAACCGCCATCGGTACTATGATCCGGGAGTCGGGCGGTACCTGACGCCGGACCCGGTGAAACTGGCGGGAGGGCTGAACCCGTATCGGTACGTGCCGAACCCGACGGGGTGGGTTGATCCGTTGGGGTTGAGCGGCAACTGCCCGCTGCCGAATAAGCCGGGGTGTTCGAAGCCGGATGAGGTGGGTGGGGCGGTTGTTGATGAGGACGGGCCGCAGGTCCCAAAGCCGAAATCACGACCTCAAAATTTTGGTAGTGAAGAAAAGCTGATTGTGCATTATAAAAAGCATGGCGCAGAATTTAAGGTTATGAGCAAGGAAGAGTATTTGCTTGTTGCTCGTGACGTTGTGAATCAAGGTACTCATGTGGAATATAAATATGAACACGAGATTCGTTATGGATATTTACAGCTGATAGGGAATACTCGAAAAGGTGAGGCAAAATTCGCATTTGTCGGCACAAATAATAAAAATGAAATTACGACTTTGCATACGAAAAGTGGAAAGGAATTTTGGAAAACTATAAATGGCGATGCTCGCGATAAAGTGGTGAGACCCTTTGATGATTAAAAAATATGACGTGGTTGTACTTGCAGTAGGTGAAATTGTTGAAGAGGAAGTTTTTTTGCTCGTTAATGGCGTCAAAGTTCGATGCTTTGCTAGCTGCTGTCCTTCAAGGCTTCAGGTGGGAGAGTCTTATGAAGTGGAGTTTGAACTTGTTCTTCCTGATGACGTTTTTGTTGTGTTGGCAGAAGAGTCAAGTGCTACCTTGATTGAAATGCCAGATGATGGATTCGCATGCACTCTTTATGGATATCTGGATGGAAGTACTTTTCGCTCCTTTGTAGATTTTGCGGACCAAGAAATTCACTATGACTATCCAGCGCTTAATGAGAAGTTTGTAAAAATTAAAGCGTATAGGATTGATGTTTCCTTCTGACAGAAGTGAGGGATTTTTGGACAAGGTCGCCGGAAATTTCGTTCAAGCTGTAGCTGCGCGGCTCTATCGAGTGCGGCATTGGCTAGTGAATATTCAGTCGAAAATGACGTTGTCCGCGCAGACGCTTTCGCGGGCAAGCCCGCTCCCACATTGGATCAAGTCGAGCACGAAAATTGTGTACGCCATCAGACCCTGTGGGAGCGGGCTTGCCCGCGAAGGCGCCCGTTCAATCACCGCTGTCCTATGAGTCGTTCATCCTCACATCCAGGCACCGCCAAACTATCAATCACATGCACGCTATACCCCGGCACGTTCTTCGCGTGGTGTTTGGCCTGGGACGCCATCTCGGCCAACTGGCTCGCATCCAGCCCCGCGCAAGCCTCTGGGTGCAGGTGCACCACACCAATCGACAATGACAGCAGCGGGAATTCCTGTCTCATGCCCTGGCGGTTGGGGGCGGTGAAGCAGCCGGCTTCCAGGTGTTCGCTGCGGTAGAAGCGTCGGCATTGGCTCTGGAAGTCGTCCAGCAACTGGTTCAAGCGTTTGCGCCAGTCTTCGGGGCCGAGTACCAGCAGGAAATCGTCGCCGCCGATATGCCCGACAAAGTCGCGGGACGGGTCGACGCGGTCGTTCAGGCATTGCGCCAGGCACAGCAGGACTTCATCTCCACGCCCGTAGCCGTAGATATCGTTGAAGGGCTTGAAGCTGTCGATGTCCACATAGCAGATCACCGACTCCCGCGCCTGCTGCAGCAGGCGGGTCAGGCATTGCTGAATCGGCACGTTGCCCGGCAGCAAGGTCAGCGGGTTGGCGTAGCGGGCCTGCTGGATCTTCAGTTCGGTGATCAGCTTCAGTACATCAATCACCCGACCCAACCCCAGATAACCGCCGTTGAGGGTGATGATGAAATCTTCTTCGATGCGTTGCCTGGCACGACTGGTGATCAGTCGGCTGACCTGTTGCAGCGATTGGCTCATTTCCACCGCAAGAAAATCATCATTCATCAGACGGCTGATGGGCTTGCGGGCGAACAGGTCGGTGGCAAACGGCTTGAGTAGCGCATCCGAGAGCGAATGGCGGTGGACGATGCCACAGGGGTGGCCCCACTCATCAAGCACCGCCAGCGAGTTCAGGTTGGCCTGGCGGCGAAATGCTTCCAGCACCGTGGCGGTCGGCGTATCGCGGGCCACCGCCGGCTGCTCGTTGAGCAGGGCGCTGAGGTCGCTGCCTTCATCGTTCAGCGCCACGGCGGTGCTGTCGTGTTTGGGCATCAGCGCCCGAGCGTCACGAGGCGGCTGCTCCTGTGGGCGGCAGAGCAGATAGCCCTGCACCAGATCGACGCCCATTTCGGTCAACACCGCCAGTTCTTCCGGCAGCTCAATGCCTTCAGCTATCACCTGCGCCCTGGAGGCCTTGGCGATTTGCAGGATGGAGCCGACGAACTCGCGCTTGAGCGCATCCTGATGAATGCCGTCGATGAAATGCCGATCGATTTTCACGTAGTCCGGACGCAGTTCGGACCAGAGTCGCAAGCTCGAATAACCCGCGCCGAGGTCGTCCAGCGCAATGGAAAAGCCCATCGCCCGATAGTGATGCAAGGCGTTTTGCAGCAATTCGAAATCATCGGTCGGGGTCTGTTCGGTGAGTTCGATCACCACCTGACTCGGTGGAATACCGAAATCCTGCAACAGCTGCAAGGTGCGGCCGGGTTGGTGCGAGGTTTCCAGCAGGGATTCGGGCGAGACGTTAAGGAACAGCTTGCCGGGCAGTTGCTGTTCGTTGAAACGCCGGCAGGCACTTTGTCGGCAGGCAATTTCCAGTTCGCTCAGGCGCCCGGCCTGGCGAGCGACGGCGAACAGCGCGATAGGGGAGTGCAATGGGCTGTTTGAGGGGCCACGACTCAGGGCTTCGTAGCCCAGGATGCGGCGTTCGGAGAGGCTGATGATCGGCTGGAACAGGCTGTGCAAACCGCTTTGAGCCAGTATTGAACTCAATGCACTCAGCTGTTCGGTCGTGGTCATGGCGTTCTCTGGCGATAAAAAAAGGACTGGGAGCAGACTCCCGTTAAAGAGTGCTCCCAGTCCCTTATTTCACGACAGAATGATGACTGTTTGATGACGCTCCGGGGAGCGGCACCATTAAATTGCCATCACCTTACTTCTTTGCGACCTGGTTACTCAGCTTCAGGTAATCGAGCAGGACGCGCCCGGTTTCGCTCAGGTAAGCATCGTCTTCCGGTTTGATCTTGTCCGGCTCGGCCGCGATGGCGTCTTCGTCTTCTTTCTTCAGTTCTTTGAGCGGTGCTTCACCCTTGGCCTTGCGACGGATATTCTCCATAACAAGCTGCTTGGCATCGATATCGGCATGTTGTGCACGACGATCGGCTTCGTTGAGGCTGACGGTTTTTTCTTCCATCAGCTTCTTGGCCAGGGCCAGCTTGTCGCGGATGAACACGAACTCTGCGTCTTTGGCCGAACGGGCGTCATGCTCGGACTTGAGCTGAGCGATGTAAGGCTTGAACGGGTCGACCGCCGGCTTGATGGCCGCCTTGATGGTGTCCCACGGCATGGCTTCCGGCAGGGCGCTTTCGCCGATTTCCTTGGTGTCGATGATTGACGGGAAATCAACATCCGGCAGTACGCCCTGATGCTGGGTGCTCTGCCCGGAAACCCGGTAGAACTTGGCCAGGGTCAGTTTCAGCTCGCCATGGTTGAGCGGCTGAATGGTCTGCACGGTGCCTTTGCCGAAGGTCTGGCCGCCGATGATCAGTGCGCGGTGGTAGTCCTGCATGGCGCCGGCAAAAATCTCCGAAGCCGAGGCGGACAAGCGGTTGACCAGCAACGCCATCGGACCTTTGTAGAACGCGCCCGGATTTTCATCCTCAAGCACGTCAACCCGGCCATCGGCATTACGTACGAGTACGGTCGGGCCCTTGTCGATGAACAGGCTGGTCAGCTCGGTGGCTTCTTGCAGGGAGCCGCCGCCATTGTTGCGCAGGTCGATGACCACGCCATCAACCTTGTCTTTTTGCAGCTCGGTCAGCAGTTTCTTGACGTCGCGGGTGGTGCTCTTGTAATCCGGATCGCCAGCACGGAATGCCTTGAAGTCCAGATAGAAGGCCGGAATCTCGATAACGCCGAGCTTGTAGTCCTTGCCGTCCTGTTTCAGGTTGAGGATCGACTTTTTAACGGCCTGATCTTCAAGCTTCACCGCCTCGCGGGTGATCGACACGGTCTTGCTGGTCTGATCGTTTGGCGCATTGCTGGCCGGAATCACTTCCAGGCGCACGACTGTGCCTTTCGGACCACGGATCAGCTTGACCACTTCGTCCAGACGCCAGCCGACCACGTCGACCATTTCTTTGCTGCCCTGGGCAACGCCGATGATCTTGTCGGCCGGTGCCACCTGTTTGGTCTTGTCGGCAGGGCCCGCGGGCACCAGACGCACGACCTTCACCTGATCGCTATCGCTCTGCAACACGGCGCCGATGCCCTCAAGGGACAGGCTCATGTTGATGTCGAAGTTCTCCGCGTTATCCGGCGACAGATAATTGGTGTGCGGGTCGTAGGACATGGCGAAGGTGTTGATGTACGCCTGGAAGATGTCTTCCGGACGAGTCTGGTCCAGGCGCGACAACTGGTTCTTATAGCGCTTGGTCAGGGTGTCCTGAATCTGTTTGGAGTCTTTGCCGGCGATCTTCATTCGCAGTACTTCGTCCTTGACGCGTTTGCGCCACAGGTCGTCAAGCTCTGCGTTGGAGGTTAGCCAAGGGGCGTCCTTGCGATCGATCAGCAAGGTTTCCTTGGTGCTGAAGTCCATCTTGTCGACGCCCTTGTTGAGCTCGGCAATGGCGAAGTCCAGACGCGATTTGACCCGGTCCAGATAGCGCTTGTAGATGGTAAACCCAGGGTTGAGGTCGCCGCTTTTGAGGAAGCCGTCGAACTGGGACTTCCACTTGTCGAATTCGGTGATATCGCTGGCCAGGAAATAACTGCGCGATGGATCCAGGAGCTTGAGGTAGCTCTCGTAGATGATCACCGAGCGTGCGGCATCCAGTGGCGGCTTGCTGTAATGATTACGTTTGAGCAGCTCGACGACGTTCAGGCTGGCGATCACTTCGTCACGATCAGGCTGAAGGTTGTCCCAGCTATTGGCTGCAAACGTATTGCTCGACATCGGCAAAAGGCCGATACCAATGAATAGGGCTAGGGCGGTGCTGGGAAACAAATGCTTCATGCTGATTCGACGCGGGGACAATTGATCACGCATATTAGGCCGTCTTTGAAGTCGCCGGTACCACGAGGGCCGGTCGCATAATGCAAAAAGCCCGGCGCTATAGCAGCGGGCTCAGTCCAGACTCACTATGGAGGCACTGTGAAAGCATTGCAAGGCGTGGAAGGTCAAGTGGCATGGGTTGAAGCACCGAGTCCTGCGTGTGATGTAGGACAAGTGCGCATTCGAGTGGCGGCAGCGGGCCTTAATCGCGCCGATTTATTACAGAAGGCCGGGCTCTATCCGCCCCCTCCCGGTGCCAGCCAAGTGCTCGGTCTTGAGTGCTCCGGGGTCATCAGCGAAGTCGGTCCGGGCTCGGCCTGGCAGGTGGGCGACCGGGTCTGTGCCTTGCTGGCCGGCGGGGGCATGGCGCAAGAAGTGGTGGTCGACGGGCGGCATGTGTTGCCGGTTCCCGAAGGCGTGTCGTTGGTGGAAGCGGCAGCGTTACCGGAGGTGTATGCGACCGTTTGGTTAAATGTATTTCATCTTGCAGCGCTCAAGCCCGGTGAGAAAGTTCTGCTGCACGCGGGTGCCAGCGGAATTGGTTCAGCCGCCATTCAGTTGTGCAAGGCGTATGGCAATCCGTGCTGGGTCACCGTCGGTTCCGCGGAGCGTCTGGCGTACTGCGAAGCCCTCGGCGCCCAGGGCGGAGTGGTGCGCACCGGCGACCTGGAAAGCCTGAACGACCTGGGGCCGTTCAACGTGATTCTCGACCCGGTGGGCGGCAACTATGCCGCGCTCAACCTGAAGCTGCTGGCGCAGGATGGCCGCTGGGTGTTGATCGGTTTGATGGGCGGGCGCGAGGCGAAGCTGGACCTGGCCCAGGTGCTGGCCAAGCGAGTGCAGTTACTGGGGTCGACCTTGCGCAGCCGCGATGATCAGTTCAAGGCGGATTTGTTCAGTGACTTGAACCAGCATGTCTGGCCATTGTTTGCCGAAGGGCGCTTGAGTCCGCAACTGGCCAAGACGTTCCCGATCAAGGATGCCGAGGCGGCGTTTGCCGAGTTGGCGAGCAATAAGGTCGCGGGGAAACTGGTGTTGGTGATCGATGAAAGCCTGACCTGATCCCGCGAAAACATCTCAGGCTCAACGCAATCCTTGTGGGAGCGTGGCTTGCCCGCGATTCAGGCGACACGGTTTTTCAGTTGAACCGCGTCATCGTTCATCGCGGGCAAGCCACGCTCCCACAGGTGGTCTATTACTTCCAGAGATGGATTGGCCAGCCGGCTTTTTCGGCGTGCTCAAGCAACACCGGATCCGGATTGACCACGTGCGGGAAATCCACCTTCAGCAACAACGGCAAGTCGTTGCGTGAATCGGAGTAGAAACTCGCGCCCTCAAGGTTTTCCTCTTCGGCATCCAGCCACTCGAGCAACCGGGCGATCTTGCCTTCGCGGTAGGTCAGGGTGCCGACCGTGTGACCGCTGTAGACCCCGTGGGCCACTTCCAGTTCGATCGCCAGAATCTCGTCGATGCCGAGGCGATCGGCAATCGGTCGCACCAGGTGCGTGCCCGAGGCCGAGATCACCAGAATCCGGTCGCCGGCCTTGCGGTGCGCGGCGATGGTTTTGGTCGCGTCACTGAAAATGATCGGCTCGATATAGTCTTCCACCCACGGCCCGACCAGATGCGCCACCTCTTCTGCCGTGCGACCAATCATCGGCTCCAGGCTGAAGGTCATGAAGTCCTCCATACGCAATTTGCCGTGGCTGTAGGCGTCCATCAGTTCGTTGTTCTGCCGCATGAACGATTCGGGATCGACCCAGCCCAGTCGGCCCATCTGTTCGCTCCAGAGGGTGGCGCAGTCGCCGTGGATCAGGGTTTCGTCCAGATCAAAAATTGCCAGGGCCATCAGTGCAGTTCTCTCTTCAACATCAGCAAAGTCATCAGGCTACCTCACACAGGGCCGTCGGATCGATGGAAAGCGCCAGACGCTGACCATCGGGATGCAGATCGGCTGCCGAGCGGTTCAGCACATCAACCACCAATTCCACGCCCCGGGCTTCGACTCGATAGCGAATCACGTTACCCAGCAAACTGTGGCTGCGTATTTGCGCATCGAGCTCGCCATTGAGGCTCAGTTCGATGGCCTCCGGGCGAATCGCGATGCGCCCGCTGATCGGCCGTTGCAGCAACTGGGTGGCGCTGTCGGCGTCCAGCAGGTTGTAGTTGCCGATGAAGCCTGCGGCGAAGACATCGACGGGCGCGGTATAGAGGGTCTCGGCGTCGCCGCTTTGTACGATTTTTCCCTGATTCATCAGGAAAATCCTGTCAGACATGGTCAGGGCTTCTTCCTGATCGTGCGTGACGAAGATCGTGGTCAAGCCCAGTTCGCGCTGAATCTGACGGATCTGTTCGCGCAGGTGCTTGCGAATCCGTGCATCGAGTGCCGACAGGGGTTCATCCAGCAGCAACAGGCGCGGACGGGTCACCAGCGAGCGAGCCAGTGCCACACGCTGGCACTGGCCGCCGGACAGCTGGTGCGGGTATCGAGCGGCGAAATCATTGAGCTCCACCAGTTTCAACACTTCGCTGACGCGCTTGTGGCTGTCGTCGGCGTTGACCTTCTGCATGCGCAATCCGAAGGCGACGTTCTGCTCCACGGTCATGTTCGGAAACAGTGCATAGCTCTGGAACACCATGCCGATCCCGCGTTTCTGCGGACTCAAGGGCACGATATCGACGCCATCGAGCAGGATCTTGCCGCCATCCACCGGGGTCAGCCCGGCAATGCAACGCAGCAGTGTGGACTTGCCGCAACCCGATGGGCCGAGCAGGGTGACGAATTCGCCCTTCTGGATTTCGGTGTTGATGTCGCTGAACACCGTTGTCCCTGCGTAATTTTTTTGAAGGTGTTGGACGCTGACATAGCTCATTCGCTTTTGTCCTTGTTCAAGATATTGGCCGCCCAGGTCAGAACCAGCACAAAGAAGAAGTAGGAAATCACCAGCGCACTGGTGAAATGGCCGCTGCTGTTACGCATGTTGTTGAGGTAGACCTGCAGGGTTTCGTAGCGGGTGCCGACGAGGATGTTGGCGAACACGAACTCGCCGAACAGGAACGAGAACGACAGCAGCAACGCCACCATCAACCCCTTGCGCAAATTTGGCAGCACCACCAGGAACGCCGCTTGCCAGGTGCTGGCACCGAGCAGTTGGGCGGCGTCCATCAGGTCGCGCAGGTTGATCGCCTGCAGGTTGTTGGTGATCGCCCGGTACATGAACGGCAGCGCCACGGTGAAGTAGCAACCGATCAGGATCCATGGCGTGCCGACCATCGCGAACGGCCCGGAGCCATAGAGCTGCAACAGCCCCACCGACGACACCACCGGTGGCA from the Pseudomonas sp. N3-W genome contains:
- a CDS encoding bifunctional diguanylate cyclase/phosphodiesterase; amino-acid sequence: MTTTEQLSALSSILAQSGLHSLFQPIISLSERRILGYEALSRGPSNSPLHSPIALFAVARQAGRLSELEIACRQSACRRFNEQQLPGKLFLNVSPESLLETSHQPGRTLQLLQDFGIPPSQVVIELTEQTPTDDFELLQNALHHYRAMGFSIALDDLGAGYSSLRLWSELRPDYVKIDRHFIDGIHQDALKREFVGSILQIAKASRAQVIAEGIELPEELAVLTEMGVDLVQGYLLCRPQEQPPRDARALMPKHDSTAVALNDEGSDLSALLNEQPAVARDTPTATVLEAFRRQANLNSLAVLDEWGHPCGIVHRHSLSDALLKPFATDLFARKPISRLMNDDFLAVEMSQSLQQVSRLITSRARQRIEEDFIITLNGGYLGLGRVIDVLKLITELKIQQARYANPLTLLPGNVPIQQCLTRLLQQARESVICYVDIDSFKPFNDIYGYGRGDEVLLCLAQCLNDRVDPSRDFVGHIGGDDFLLVLGPEDWRKRLNQLLDDFQSQCRRFYRSEHLEAGCFTAPNRQGMRQEFPLLSLSIGVVHLHPEACAGLDASQLAEMASQAKHHAKNVPGYSVHVIDSLAVPGCEDERLIGQR
- a CDS encoding carboxy terminal-processing peptidase yields the protein MKHLFPSTALALFIGIGLLPMSSNTFAANSWDNLQPDRDEVIASLNVVELLKRNHYSKPPLDAARSVIIYESYLKLLDPSRSYFLASDITEFDKWKSQFDGFLKSGDLNPGFTIYKRYLDRVKSRLDFAIAELNKGVDKMDFSTKETLLIDRKDAPWLTSNAELDDLWRKRVKDEVLRMKIAGKDSKQIQDTLTKRYKNQLSRLDQTRPEDIFQAYINTFAMSYDPHTNYLSPDNAENFDINMSLSLEGIGAVLQSDSDQVKVVRLVPAGPADKTKQVAPADKIIGVAQGSKEMVDVVGWRLDEVVKLIRGPKGTVVRLEVIPASNAPNDQTSKTVSITREAVKLEDQAVKKSILNLKQDGKDYKLGVIEIPAFYLDFKAFRAGDPDYKSTTRDVKKLLTELQKDKVDGVVIDLRNNGGGSLQEATELTSLFIDKGPTVLVRNADGRVDVLEDENPGAFYKGPMALLVNRLSASASEIFAGAMQDYHRALIIGGQTFGKGTVQTIQPLNHGELKLTLAKFYRVSGQSTQHQGVLPDVDFPSIIDTKEIGESALPEAMPWDTIKAAIKPAVDPFKPYIAQLKSEHDARSAKDAEFVFIRDKLALAKKLMEEKTVSLNEADRRAQHADIDAKQLVMENIRRKAKGEAPLKELKKEDEDAIAAEPDKIKPEDDAYLSETGRVLLDYLKLSNQVAKK
- a CDS encoding NAD(P)H-quinone oxidoreductase, coding for MKALQGVEGQVAWVEAPSPACDVGQVRIRVAAAGLNRADLLQKAGLYPPPPGASQVLGLECSGVISEVGPGSAWQVGDRVCALLAGGGMAQEVVVDGRHVLPVPEGVSLVEAAALPEVYATVWLNVFHLAALKPGEKVLLHAGASGIGSAAIQLCKAYGNPCWVTVGSAERLAYCEALGAQGGVVRTGDLESLNDLGPFNVILDPVGGNYAALNLKLLAQDGRWVLIGLMGGREAKLDLAQVLAKRVQLLGSTLRSRDDQFKADLFSDLNQHVWPLFAEGRLSPQLAKTFPIKDAEAAFAELASNKVAGKLVLVIDESLT
- a CDS encoding HAD family phosphatase — encoded protein: MALAIFDLDETLIHGDCATLWSEQMGRLGWVDPESFMRQNNELMDAYSHGKLRMEDFMTFSLEPMIGRTAEEVAHLVGPWVEDYIEPIIFSDATKTIAAHRKAGDRILVISASGTHLVRPIADRLGIDEILAIELEVAHGVYSGHTVGTLTYREGKIARLLEWLDAEEENLEGASFYSDSRNDLPLLLKVDFPHVVNPDPVLLEHAEKAGWPIHLWK
- a CDS encoding ABC transporter ATP-binding protein, which codes for MSYVSVQHLQKNYAGTTVFSDINTEIQKGEFVTLLGPSGCGKSTLLRCIAGLTPVDGGKILLDGVDIVPLSPQKRGIGMVFQSYALFPNMTVEQNVAFGLRMQKVNADDSHKRVSEVLKLVELNDFAARYPHQLSGGQCQRVALARSLVTRPRLLLLDEPLSALDARIRKHLREQIRQIQRELGLTTIFVTHDQEEALTMSDRIFLMNQGKIVQSGDAETLYTAPVDVFAAGFIGNYNLLDADSATQLLQRPISGRIAIRPEAIELSLNGELDAQIRSHSLLGNVIRYRVEARGVELVVDVLNRSAADLHPDGQRLALSIDPTALCEVA
- a CDS encoding ABC transporter permease, translated to MSRAELGPVGVYHRVVVYLLFAILLLPLLGTLIYSIASSWSATILPSGFTFKWYVQLWSDPRFLNAFGQSLLVCVGSLILSVVLILPLLFVVHYHFPKLDALMNILILLPFAVPPVVSSVGLLQLYGSGPFAMVGTPWILIGCYFTVALPFMYRAITNNLQAINLRDLMDAAQLLGASTWQAAFLVVLPNLRKGLMVALLLSFSFLFGEFVFANILVGTRYETLQVYLNNMRNSSGHFTSALVISYFFFVLVLTWAANILNKDKSE